The DNA region CGGCCTCGGGCTGGTGCTCACCGCGGTCAGTCGCGGGCGCCACGGCGTCGCCGGGGCGTCCGCGCCCGGGGCCTGATCGCTCAGTCGGCCCGGACGAGGTCGCCGAGCAGGCTCGCCGCCACCGTCGCCTTGGAGACCGTCAGGCCGGAGGCGCTGATCGCGTCCACGGCCTCGCGGATCCGGGCCAGCGAGGCGCCGCGCGCCCGGATCCAGGCCTCCACCGCTTCCGGCCCGGCGCCGAGATCCGCCACCACCTCGGCCGTCAGCTTCCGGTGGGCGGCGGCGATGCCGGCGCCCGCGCGCTCCAGGGCGACGCGGTCGAACGTGTCGGCCACCGGCACGGTCCGCGCCGCGGCGGCGAGGTCATCCAGGCGGAAGGCGTGTTCCAGGGCGAAATGCGTCGCCGCGACGTCCTCGACCGGCCGGCCGCTGGCCTCCGCGACCCGGACGATGTCGGGGGCGGAGACCAGTGCGCTGAGCGAGGCGAGGCGCCGCGCCTGGGCCGGGGCCATGCCGTGCCCGGTCAGCTCCGCCTCGCGGGCGCCGATGGTCGCCAGCGCCTCGTCGCCGAGCACCTTGGGCAGGGCCGCCTCCACGGCGGCGATGCCGTCCCGATAGCGCGCGACCACCGGCGCGAGGCCGCCGCTCAGGTCGAGGTTGCGGATGAACCAAACGATCCGGTTCGACAGCAGATCCTGGACCTCCGCGTAGAGGTCGAGCTGTCCCTGGCCGGAGACCCGGCCCGCGAGGCCGTCGATGGCGAGGTTCAGCTCCATCAGGCCGAAGGCGTCGCGGGTCACCGCGTAGGCCTTCGCGATGGTCGCGGCGTCGGCCCCGGTGCCGTCGACGAGGCGGGTGACCAGCGACGGGCCGCCGCGATTGACGATGATGTTGGCGAGCGCCGTGGCGATGATCTCGCGGCGCAGGCGGTGTCCCTTGACGGCGTCGGGGAAGCGTTCGCGCAGGGCCTTCGGGAAGTAGCGCTGCAGCTCCCGGTCGAAGTACGGGTCGTTCGGCACGGCGCTCTCGAGGATCGCGTCGTGCAGCGACAGCTTCGCGTAGGCGAGCAGCACGGCGTATTCCGGGCGGGTCAGCCCCTCGTTCCGCCGCATCCGCTCGGCGAGCGTGCCGTCATCCGGCAGGTACTCGACCGCCCGATCGAGCCGGCTCTCGGCCTCCAGCGCCTGCATCGTCCGCATGGCGAAGCCGGTCTCGCCCAGGCCGCCGCGCTGGGCGAGAGACAGGGCGAGCGTCTGCAACTCATTGTTGCGCAGCACGAGGCGCCCGACCTCGTCGGTCATATCGGCGAGCAGGGTGTTGCGCGCCCCGTAGCTGAGCCTGCCGTCCCGCTCCGGCGTCATCAGCGCGATCTTGATGTTCACCTCGACGTCCGACGTGTTCACGCCGGCCGAGTTGTCGATGGCGTCGGTGTTGAGGCGGACGCCCGCGCGCGCCGCCTCGATGCGCCCGCGCTGCGTCAGGCCGAGATTGGCGCCCTCGCCGACGACCTTCGCGCGCAGCTCCGGCCCTGTGATGCGCAGGGCGTCGTTGGCGCGGTCGCCGGCATCCTCGTCGGTCTCGGTGGTGGCCCGGACATAGGTGCCGATGCCGCCGAACCAGAGCAGGTCGGCGGGCGCCTTCAGGATCGCCTGCATCAGCTCCGTGGGCGTCGCCTCGGACCGGTCGAAGCCCAGCGCGGACCGGATCGCCTCCGAGAGCGGCACGGTCTTCAGGCTGCGCGGGAACACGCCGCCGCCCTCCGAGATCAGGCTCCTGTCGTAATCCGCCCAGGAGGACCGGCCCAGATCGAACAGCCGCCGCCGCTCGGAGAAGCTGCGGGCGGCGTCCGGGTTCGGGTCCAGGAAGATGTCGCGGTGGTCGAAGGCCGCGATCAGGCGGATGCTCTCGGAGAGCAGCATGCCGTTGCCGAACACGTCGCCCGACATGTCGCCGACGCCGACCGCGGTGATCGGGTCGGTCTGCACGTCCACGTCGATCTCGCGGAAATGCCGGCGCACCGCCTCCCAGGCGCCGCGGGCGGTGATGCCCATGCCCTTGTGGTCGTAGCCCTGGCTGCCGCCGGACGCGAAGGCGTCGCCGAGCCAGTGGCCCTTCTCCAGCGAGAGGGCGTTGGCGATGTCCGAGAAAGTGGCGGTGCCCTTGTCGGCGGCGACCACCAGATAGGCGTCGTCGGGATCGTGCCGCACCGTGTCGGGCGGCGGCACGATCGCGTTGTCGACGATGTTGTCGGTCAGTTCGAGCAGCGTGCGGATGAAGATCCGGTAGCTCTCGGTCCCCTCCTGCATCCAGGCGGCGCGGTCGGAGGCCGGCGGCAGCCGCTTCGGGAAGAAGCCACCCTTGGCGCCCACCGGCACGATCACGGCGTTCTTCACCTGCTGGGCCTTCACGAGGCCGAGGATCTCGGTGCGGAAATCCTCCGGCCGGTCGGACCAGCGCAGGCCACCGCGGGCCACGTAGCCGAAGCGGAGGTGCACGCCCTCGACGCGGGGCGAGTAGACGAAGATCTCGAAGAACGGCCGCGGCAGCGGCATCGCCGTCACCTTCGCGCAGGCGAACTTGAAGCTGATCGTCTCCCGCGGCTGCCCGTCGGCGCCGGTCTGGTAGAAGTTCGTCCGCACCGCCGCCTCGACGAGGTTGACGAACCGGCGCAGGATCCGGTCGTCGTCGAGGCTCGTGACCTCTGCGAGCGCCGTCTCGATGCCGGCGCGCACCTCGGCCTCCTGGGCGGTCCGGTCGCCGGCGAGGGCCGGGTCGAACCGGGCGTGGAACAGGGCCACGACGGCGCGCGCGATCCCGGCGTGGCGGCTCAGCGTGCCCGCGAGGTAGTCCTGCCCGTAGCGGATGCGCAGCTGGCGCAGGTAGCGGCCGAGAGCCCGGAGCAGGGCCGCCTCCCGCCAGGGCAGGGCGGCCTCCAGGACGAGCCGGTTGTAGCCGTCGGACTCGGCGATGCCGTCCGCGATGGCGAGCATCGCGGCCTCCAGCGGCCGCTCCAGTGCCGCGAGGTCGATCGGGGCGCCGGTGGCGCGCTCGATCAGCATGTCGTGCAGCCAGACCCGCGCGGCCTCGTCAGTCCCGGCCGGCGCGATCTGGTACGTGCGCTCGTTGATGACGCGGAAGCCGAGATTCTCGAGCGCCGGGACCCGGTCGGAGAGCGCGATCGCCGTGCCGCGCGAAAACGCCTTCAGGCGGACCTGCGCGGCGGGGTCGCTGGGCCGCCGATCGAGATGGACGGCCCGCGGCTGCGTCTCGCCGAGGCTGTCGAGGATCGTCACGTCCGCGACGGCGACCTCAGGCTGGAAATTGTCCCGATAGGCTGCCGAAAACGCGTCGCCGTAGCGGGCGGCCAACTGGCGCGCGCGGTCGCCGCCCTGGGATTCGGCCAACGCCGCCCGCAGCGCGTCGCCCCACGTCCGGACCAGCGCGACGATCCCGGCCTCCAGGGAGGCGGGATCGTGCTCTGGGCTGCCCTGATCGGGCAGGCCGATGATGTAGTGGATGCGGGCGAGCGAGCCTTCCGGGTAGTCGGGGTAGGCCGCGCTGAGCCGCCCGCCGTAGGTCTCGGCCAGGTAGCTGCCGATCCGGCCGCGGACCGCCGAGTCGTAGCGGTCCTTCGGGACGTAGACGAGCAGCGAGACGAAGCGGCCGAACCGGTCGGGCCGGGACAGCACGCGGACCCGCGGACGGTCGGCCAGGGCGGCGATCGCCAGGGTGAATCGGTAGAGCCGCTCGCTGTCGATCTGGAAGAGCTCGTCGCGCGGGTAGCTCTCCAGCACGGCGAGGAGGCTCCGGCCGGCATGGCTCGTCGGATCCAGGCCGGCGCGCTGGACGACGGCCTCCACCTTCCGGCGCAGGACCGGCACCTCGCGGGCCGGGCTCGTGTAGGCGGAGGCTGTGAACAGGCCGACGATCCGCACCTCGCCCGACAGCTTGCCGAGGCCGGAGAACAGCTTGACGCCGACATAGTCCAGGTAGGCCGAACGGTGGACCCGGGACTTCACGCTGGCCTTGGTGATGATCAGCGGCTGCGGCTCTTCCAGGAAGGCGAGGATCTCCGGCGTGTAGTCCACCGGCGTCCGGCCCCGGCGCAGGGGCGTCGCGCCGGGATCCCGGAGCACGCCGAGGCTCGACCCCTCGACCAGCGGGTGGGCGTCGCCGGCGATGCCGTGCTCCTGCATGCCGAGGATGAGGAACTGGCCGTCCGTCAGCCATTCGAGGAAGGCGCGCGCCTCCTCGGTCTCCGATTCCGGCATCGGCGTCGGACCGCGCCCGAGATCGGCAGCGAGGTCGGTGAGGCGCGCCAGCATGGCGTCGTGGTCGTCACCCGCCAGGGCGACGTCCCGGTAGACGGTCGCGAGGGCGTTCAGGAGGCGCTCGCCGGTCTCGGCCGCCAAGGGGTCGAGATGGATGTGGATGAAGCTCTCGCGCGCGAGACTCCCCTGCGCGTCCGCGGTGGTCTCCCCGACCACCCGGATGAGCCCGCCGGCGCCGTCCCGCTCCACCCCGAGGATCGGGTGCGCGACGAGCTGCGGCGACAGGCCCTGCTCGGTCAGCTCGGCCAGGGTCGAGTCCAGCAGGAAAGGCCGGTTGTCGTTGATGACCTCGAGGACCGTCGTCTCGCGCGCACGGCCGTCGCGGACCAGCTCGCTGTCGCTCAGCCGCATCCGCGCCGGGTCGCCGGGCCTGCGGGGCTCGGACAGGAAGGCGCGGGCGCGGGCGGCGAGATCCGCCAGGACCAAGGCGTCGTAGGGGGCGAGATCCTCCGGTGTCACGCGGCCGAACAGGTCGCGGACGAAGCCGCCCGGTCCGCCCTGCTCGGTGACGAGGTCGGCGGCCGCCTCTATCAGCCCGGTGCGGGCCGTCTTCTGCTCCGAGGAGGACAACGCCGTCGCGGTCTCGAGTGTCATCGCGCTTCTCCCGAACCGGGTCACTCGCCCAAGCGATAGCAGCGTGACCGGCCGTGTCGATGACGGCGCCCGCCCGTTTCCGGGCCAACGGGTGTCGATCGCCGCGAACCGTCAGCTTCGGCTTGCGGGGACCGCGATACGTGCATATACACCTATGCCATGAGCGCCCCGTCGCCCGAGCCGTGCACCTGCTCCGCCCTGCGTCGCGCTACGCGCGCGCTGACGGCGAGCTACGACGCCGCCCTGAAGCCGACCGGGCTCCGGGTGACGCAGTTCGCGATCCTGCGCCATCTCGACCGGCTCGGGCCGGTCCCGGTCTCGCGCCTGGCCGCTGAGGCGGCGCTGGAGCGGACCACGATGGGCCGCAACCTCGACCCGCTCAAGCGCCGCGGACTCGTCTCGGTCACACCCGGCGCGGTGGATCCGCGCGAGCGCCGCGTGTCCCTGACCGCCTCGGGCCGCGAGGCCCTCGCGGCTGCGACGCCCTACTGGCGCGAGGCGCAGAGCCGCATCAACGCCCGGGTCGATCCCGCGACCGTCTCCGCGGTCGCGGAGGCCCTGATCTCCGCCGCCTGACCGATCCGCCCCGCTTCCGGAGCCCGTCCATGACCGCCCTGACAGAGACGCGCCCCGGCTCGCGCCTGCACTACGCCTGGATCGTCGTCGCGGTGACCTTCCTGGTCCTGCTCGTCGGGGCCGGGGTCCGGGCGACCCCGAGCGTGCTGATCGTCCCCTGGGAGCGGGAATTCGGCTGGACCGCGGCCACGATCAGCGTCGGCATCGCGCTTAACATCTTCCTGTACGGGATGATCGGTCCGTTCGCGGTGGCGATCATCGAGCGGTTCGGCCTGCGGCGCTCGGTCTGCGGCGCGCTGCTGATCCTGGCGATCGGCACCGCCGCCACGAGCCTGATGACCGCGCCCTGGCAGATGGTCCTGCTCTGGGGCCTCGTCGTCGGATCCGGATCCGGGATGGTGGCCAACGTGCTGGGCGCCACCGTGGCGGGACGCTGGTTCGCCAAGCGCCGGGGGCTTGTGCTCGGCCTGCTGACGGCGAGCAGCGCCACGGGTCAGCTCGTCTTCCTGCCGATGCTGGCCTCGCTCGCGGTCGGGCAGGGCTGGCGCTCCGTCTCCCTCGTGGTCGCCGCCGCGACCCTGGCGCTGATCCCGCTGGCCG from Methylobacterium sp. NMS14P includes:
- a CDS encoding NAD-glutamate dehydrogenase, translated to MTLETATALSSSEQKTARTGLIEAAADLVTEQGGPGGFVRDLFGRVTPEDLAPYDALVLADLAARARAFLSEPRRPGDPARMRLSDSELVRDGRARETTVLEVINDNRPFLLDSTLAELTEQGLSPQLVAHPILGVERDGAGGLIRVVGETTADAQGSLARESFIHIHLDPLAAETGERLLNALATVYRDVALAGDDHDAMLARLTDLAADLGRGPTPMPESETEEARAFLEWLTDGQFLILGMQEHGIAGDAHPLVEGSSLGVLRDPGATPLRRGRTPVDYTPEILAFLEEPQPLIITKASVKSRVHRSAYLDYVGVKLFSGLGKLSGEVRIVGLFTASAYTSPAREVPVLRRKVEAVVQRAGLDPTSHAGRSLLAVLESYPRDELFQIDSERLYRFTLAIAALADRPRVRVLSRPDRFGRFVSLLVYVPKDRYDSAVRGRIGSYLAETYGGRLSAAYPDYPEGSLARIHYIIGLPDQGSPEHDPASLEAGIVALVRTWGDALRAALAESQGGDRARQLAARYGDAFSAAYRDNFQPEVAVADVTILDSLGETQPRAVHLDRRPSDPAAQVRLKAFSRGTAIALSDRVPALENLGFRVINERTYQIAPAGTDEAARVWLHDMLIERATGAPIDLAALERPLEAAMLAIADGIAESDGYNRLVLEAALPWREAALLRALGRYLRQLRIRYGQDYLAGTLSRHAGIARAVVALFHARFDPALAGDRTAQEAEVRAGIETALAEVTSLDDDRILRRFVNLVEAAVRTNFYQTGADGQPRETISFKFACAKVTAMPLPRPFFEIFVYSPRVEGVHLRFGYVARGGLRWSDRPEDFRTEILGLVKAQQVKNAVIVPVGAKGGFFPKRLPPASDRAAWMQEGTESYRIFIRTLLELTDNIVDNAIVPPPDTVRHDPDDAYLVVAADKGTATFSDIANALSLEKGHWLGDAFASGGSQGYDHKGMGITARGAWEAVRRHFREIDVDVQTDPITAVGVGDMSGDVFGNGMLLSESIRLIAAFDHRDIFLDPNPDAARSFSERRRLFDLGRSSWADYDRSLISEGGGVFPRSLKTVPLSEAIRSALGFDRSEATPTELMQAILKAPADLLWFGGIGTYVRATTETDEDAGDRANDALRITGPELRAKVVGEGANLGLTQRGRIEAARAGVRLNTDAIDNSAGVNTSDVEVNIKIALMTPERDGRLSYGARNTLLADMTDEVGRLVLRNNELQTLALSLAQRGGLGETGFAMRTMQALEAESRLDRAVEYLPDDGTLAERMRRNEGLTRPEYAVLLAYAKLSLHDAILESAVPNDPYFDRELQRYFPKALRERFPDAVKGHRLRREIIATALANIIVNRGGPSLVTRLVDGTGADAATIAKAYAVTRDAFGLMELNLAIDGLAGRVSGQGQLDLYAEVQDLLSNRIVWFIRNLDLSGGLAPVVARYRDGIAAVEAALPKVLGDEALATIGAREAELTGHGMAPAQARRLASLSALVSAPDIVRVAEASGRPVEDVAATHFALEHAFRLDDLAAAARTVPVADTFDRVALERAGAGIAAAHRKLTAEVVADLGAGPEAVEAWIRARGASLARIREAVDAISASGLTVSKATVAASLLGDLVRAD
- a CDS encoding MarR family winged helix-turn-helix transcriptional regulator — translated: MSAPSPEPCTCSALRRATRALTASYDAALKPTGLRVTQFAILRHLDRLGPVPVSRLAAEAALERTTMGRNLDPLKRRGLVSVTPGAVDPRERRVSLTASGREALAAATPYWREAQSRINARVDPATVSAVAEALISAA